The following are encoded in a window of Bacteroidales bacterium genomic DNA:
- a CDS encoding tail fiber domain-containing protein, with product SGTKWVDLSMSSEIWSQTATDVYLTNTTKNVGVGITNPSGKFVIKADEATLEDDILFEVKDKTGKTIMAVTSVGVRMYVSNPTKSGKGISGGFAVGKYGAAKGVGDLLVVDSKSTNVYVDDGAAKGVSGGFAVGKYGAAKGMGDLLVITDDSTRIYTDATTGVSGGFAVGKYGAAKDQRFKYFFTHSDSTRIYTDTGAKGVSGGFAVGKYGAAKGPADNYMHMTRNNYLIGHSSGKSITTGLYNLFCGFESGISDTSGRNNSFFGYRTGYSNLSGNDNTFLGDSSGFGNTTGSSNLFVGKNSGITNTTGGFNTFLGYESGFSNTTGINNSFLGSFSGYTNTIGWDNTFVGFKSGMANISGYNNTFVGSNTGVSNTVGYENTFIGPNSGNKNIGGDLNTFVGSNSGYNNTEGNNNTFIGPGSGVTNTIGADNTFIGTKTGFLNTTGNNNSFIGAMSGYNNKTGNFNSFLGYQSGFNNTTAEFNVLIGYRSGYNNTTGGYNSFIGFESGFTNTTGVFNIFSGYKSGYLNISGSQNVFIGTLAGYSNSTAGYNVFIGSFAGYSNTNGGITGADEGQFNNFIGYRAGYSNTTGYSNDFLGYNAGYSNITGYSNVFIGKNAGSGNTTGWGNVFLGHESGYTNTTGLFNVYLGLNTGRLNNGNSNVIIGFNAGQQCTLAHNNVFIGNSSGNQNTTGYFNTAVGLTVLNRNKANYGSVAYGYGAMYYADDRTVGRATYNTAIGYQSLRGSTTASSNTGQYNTALGYRTLYDNTSGNYNTASGYVSLQNNTTGHSNTGIGYFALGYNTTGYRNTAVGLSAFTTGTAYFNSTALGYNAEPGASNTVRLGDANVTTIGGFAFWTNVSDGRFKTNVKENVIGLDFIMKLRPVSYNLDMDAIANFYKTPDSLRLPKSEKLKEAELQTGFIAQEVENAASELGFDFHGVDKPKNKTSHYGLRYAEFVVPLVKAVQEQQAEIEQLKEQVKEIDILKQQIQELKELIQNK from the coding sequence CAGCGGAACAAAATGGGTTGATCTTTCCATGTCTTCAGAAATATGGTCACAAACTGCAACTGATGTTTATCTCACAAATACAACAAAAAACGTCGGTGTAGGAATAACTAATCCTTCCGGAAAGTTTGTCATTAAAGCAGACGAGGCAACATTAGAAGATGATATTTTATTTGAGGTGAAAGATAAAACCGGGAAAACCATAATGGCTGTTACCTCTGTCGGCGTCAGAATGTATGTGTCAAACCCTACAAAATCAGGAAAAGGAATATCCGGGGGGTTTGCTGTCGGGAAATACGGAGCAGCAAAAGGAGTCGGAGATCTTCTTGTGGTTGATTCCAAAAGTACAAATGTATATGTTGATGACGGTGCTGCCAAAGGAGTGTCCGGCGGTTTTGCCGTAGGCAAATACGGTGCAGCTAAAGGTATGGGAGATCTTCTTGTTATTACAGACGACAGCACAAGAATATATACAGATGCGACAACAGGAGTATCTGGTGGTTTTGCCGTAGGTAAATACGGAGCCGCAAAAGATCAGCGTTTCAAGTATTTCTTTACACATTCTGACAGCACAAGAATTTACACAGATACGGGAGCAAAGGGAGTATCAGGCGGTTTTGCTGTCGGAAAATACGGTGCTGCAAAAGGTCCCGCAGATAATTATATGCACATGACAAGAAACAACTACCTGATTGGACACAGCTCCGGAAAATCTATTACAACCGGTCTTTATAATCTGTTTTGCGGATTTGAAAGCGGAATTTCCGATACATCCGGAAGAAATAATTCTTTTTTCGGTTACCGAACCGGATACAGCAACTTATCCGGCAACGACAATACTTTTTTGGGAGATTCCAGCGGGTTTGGCAATACTACAGGCTCAAGCAACTTGTTTGTAGGAAAAAACAGCGGCATAACAAATACAACAGGAGGTTTTAACACCTTTTTGGGTTACGAAAGCGGGTTTTCGAATACAACGGGTATAAATAATTCATTTCTCGGCAGTTTTTCCGGTTATACCAATACAATTGGCTGGGACAATACTTTTGTAGGCTTTAAAAGCGGAATGGCAAATATTTCCGGATATAATAATACATTTGTCGGTTCAAATACCGGAGTATCAAATACTGTAGGGTATGAGAATACATTTATCGGTCCGAACAGCGGAAACAAAAATATAGGAGGAGATTTAAATACATTTGTAGGTTCTAATTCAGGGTATAATAATACCGAGGGTAATAATAATACATTTATCGGACCCGGCAGCGGAGTTACAAATACAATCGGTGCTGACAATACTTTTATAGGAACGAAGACCGGTTTTTTAAATACAACAGGAAACAATAACTCGTTTATAGGTGCAATGAGCGGATATAATAATAAAACCGGAAATTTCAACTCTTTTTTAGGATATCAAAGCGGGTTCAATAATACAACTGCAGAATTCAATGTTTTAATAGGTTACCGAAGCGGGTATAACAATACAACCGGCGGTTACAATTCGTTTATCGGTTTTGAAAGCGGATTCACCAACACAACAGGGGTGTTTAATATTTTTTCAGGATATAAATCCGGTTATTTAAACATAAGCGGCTCCCAAAATGTTTTTATAGGCACATTAGCCGGTTATAGTAACTCTACAGCCGGATACAATGTTTTCATCGGTTCATTTGCAGGATACTCAAATACGAACGGAGGTATTACCGGAGCTGACGAAGGACAATTCAACAACTTTATAGGTTACAGAGCAGGATATTCAAATACAACGGGATATTCAAATGATTTTTTAGGATATAATGCCGGATATTCAAACATCACCGGATATTCAAATGTGTTTATCGGAAAAAATGCAGGTTCCGGCAATACAACCGGCTGGGGAAATGTTTTTTTAGGGCATGAATCCGGATATACTAATACAACCGGATTATTTAATGTTTACCTCGGGCTTAATACAGGGAGACTTAATAACGGCAATTCAAATGTTATAATCGGATTCAACGCCGGACAACAATGCACACTTGCTCACAATAATGTCTTTATAGGGAATAGTTCTGGCAATCAAAATACCACAGGATATTTTAATACTGCTGTAGGGTTGACAGTATTAAACAGAAACAAAGCAAATTACGGGTCTGTAGCATACGGTTACGGAGCAATGTATTATGCCGATGACAGAACAGTCGGCAGAGCAACCTACAACACAGCAATAGGCTACCAGTCGCTTAGGGGAAGTACAACTGCAAGCAGCAATACCGGACAATATAATACAGCATTAGGTTACCGAACGCTTTATGATAATACTTCCGGGAATTATAATACGGCAAGCGGCTATGTATCTCTCCAAAATAATACAACCGGACACAGCAATACAGGGATAGGATATTTCGCATTGGGGTACAATACAACAGGGTATCGCAATACGGCTGTCGGTTTATCTGCGTTCACTACGGGAACAGCATACTTTAATTCAACAGCTCTCGGTTATAATGCCGAACCAGGAGCATCTAACACAGTAAGACTGGGAGATGCAAATGTTACAACAATAGGCGGTTTTGCTTTTTGGACTAATGTTTCTGACGGAAGATTTAAAACAAATGTAAAAGAAAACGTTATAGGGCTTGATTTTATCATGAAATTACGACCTGTTTCTTATAATTTAGATATGGATGCCATTGCAAACTTCTATAAAACACCGGATTCTTTAAGACTTCCGAAAAGTGAAAAGTTAAAAGAAGCCGAATTGCAAACAGGATTTATAGCCCAAGAAGTTGAAAACGCTGCAAGTGAGCTCGGTTTCGATTTTCACGGTGTAGATAAACCGAAAAATAAAACATCACATTACGGATTAAGATATGCCGAGTTTGTTGTTCCCTTAGTAAAAGCCGTACAAGAACAGCAAGCAGAAATTGAACAACTGAAAGAACAAGTAAAAGAAATAGATATTCTTAAACAACAAATTCAAGAACTAAAAGAATTAATTCAGAATAAATAG